In Oryza sativa Japonica Group chromosome 2, ASM3414082v1, the following are encoded in one genomic region:
- the LOC112936036 gene encoding protein SCO1 homolog 1, mitochondrial isoform X1, whose product MRRAPRLHALPSRALAFGGLPPPPLPRAQLQGITEPGAASRLGAAFLARALATTGLPAPRRPRALQVQRITEPGAASRFGAAFLARGGFSTDASAAAQDSAKPAAATGGEGGDGKSGKSEQGDAGKSVRGGPVSWLSFLLLLVTGGGIIVYYDKEKKRHIEELKNRTSAVKQEPSVGTAAIGGPFNLLNHDGKPVTQKDFFGKWTLLYFGFTHCPDICPDELQKMALAIDKIKEKAKMEVVPVFITVDPERDTVEQVRDYVNEFHPNLIGLTGTTDEIRKVARAYRVYYMKTEEEGSDYLVDHSIVMYLMNPKMEFVKFYGKNYDADSLADGIIKELKGHQ is encoded by the exons ATGAGGCGCGCCCCGCGTCTCCACgcgctcccctcccgcgcgctcgCGTTcggcggcctcccccctccaccGCTGCCCCGCGCGCAGCTTCAG GGGATCACTGAGCCGGGTGCCGCATCTCGGCTCGGGGCCGCGTTCCTAGCCCGCGCGCTCGCCACCACCGGCCTTCCTGCTCCGCGGCGTCCTCGCGCGCTGCAGGTTCAG CGGATCACTGAGCCGGGGGCTGCATCTCGGTTCGGGGCTGCGTTCCTGGCGCGCGGGGGCTTCTCCACCGATGCCTCGGCCGCGGCGCAGGACAGCGCGAAGCCTGCCGCGGCGACCGGCGGGGAAGGGGGTGATGGGAAGTCAGGGAAATCTGAGCAAGGGGACGCTGGAAAATCAGTGCGAGGAGGG CCGGTGTCGTGGTTGAGCTTTCTCCTGCTTCTCGTGACTGGAGGAGGGATAATTGTGTACTACGACAAGGAAAAAAAGCGTCACATTGAAG AATTGAAGAATAGAACAAGTGCTGTCAAGCAAGAACCATCAGTAGGCACTGCAGCCATCGGTGGTCCATTCAATCTTTTGAACCATGATGGGAAACCTGTCACGCAAAAGGATTTCTTTGGCAAGTGGACTCTGCTATATTTTGGCTTCACACACTGCCCTGACATTTGTCCAGATGAACTTCAAAAGATGGCTTTGGCAATTGATAAAATAA AGGAAAAGGCAAAAATGGAAGTTGTGCCAGTTTTCATCACAGTTGATCCTGAGAGAGATACTGTAGAGCAAGTTCGTGACTATGTTAATG AGTTTCATCCAAATCTAATAGGACTAACTGGCACAACTGATGAGATAAGAAAGGTTGCTCGTGCTTATCGAGTTTACTATATGAAGACAGAGGAGGAGGGTTCTGATTATCTCGTTGATCACTCAATTGTCAT GTACTTGATGAATCCAAAGATGGAGTTTGTTAAATTTTACGGCAAGAACTACGATGCAGATTCTCTTGCTGATGGCATCATCAAAGAACTTAAAGGGCACCAATAA
- the LOC112936036 gene encoding protein SCO1 homolog 1, mitochondrial isoform X2 — protein sequence MRRAPRLHALPSRALAFGGLPPPPLPRAQLQGITEPGAASRLGAAFLARALATTGLPAPRRPRALQRITEPGAASRFGAAFLARGGFSTDASAAAQDSAKPAAATGGEGGDGKSGKSEQGDAGKSVRGGPVSWLSFLLLLVTGGGIIVYYDKEKKRHIEELKNRTSAVKQEPSVGTAAIGGPFNLLNHDGKPVTQKDFFGKWTLLYFGFTHCPDICPDELQKMALAIDKIKEKAKMEVVPVFITVDPERDTVEQVRDYVNEFHPNLIGLTGTTDEIRKVARAYRVYYMKTEEEGSDYLVDHSIVMYLMNPKMEFVKFYGKNYDADSLADGIIKELKGHQ from the exons ATGAGGCGCGCCCCGCGTCTCCACgcgctcccctcccgcgcgctcgCGTTcggcggcctcccccctccaccGCTGCCCCGCGCGCAGCTTCAG GGGATCACTGAGCCGGGTGCCGCATCTCGGCTCGGGGCCGCGTTCCTAGCCCGCGCGCTCGCCACCACCGGCCTTCCTGCTCCGCGGCGTCCTCGCGCGCTGCAG CGGATCACTGAGCCGGGGGCTGCATCTCGGTTCGGGGCTGCGTTCCTGGCGCGCGGGGGCTTCTCCACCGATGCCTCGGCCGCGGCGCAGGACAGCGCGAAGCCTGCCGCGGCGACCGGCGGGGAAGGGGGTGATGGGAAGTCAGGGAAATCTGAGCAAGGGGACGCTGGAAAATCAGTGCGAGGAGGG CCGGTGTCGTGGTTGAGCTTTCTCCTGCTTCTCGTGACTGGAGGAGGGATAATTGTGTACTACGACAAGGAAAAAAAGCGTCACATTGAAG AATTGAAGAATAGAACAAGTGCTGTCAAGCAAGAACCATCAGTAGGCACTGCAGCCATCGGTGGTCCATTCAATCTTTTGAACCATGATGGGAAACCTGTCACGCAAAAGGATTTCTTTGGCAAGTGGACTCTGCTATATTTTGGCTTCACACACTGCCCTGACATTTGTCCAGATGAACTTCAAAAGATGGCTTTGGCAATTGATAAAATAA AGGAAAAGGCAAAAATGGAAGTTGTGCCAGTTTTCATCACAGTTGATCCTGAGAGAGATACTGTAGAGCAAGTTCGTGACTATGTTAATG AGTTTCATCCAAATCTAATAGGACTAACTGGCACAACTGATGAGATAAGAAAGGTTGCTCGTGCTTATCGAGTTTACTATATGAAGACAGAGGAGGAGGGTTCTGATTATCTCGTTGATCACTCAATTGTCAT GTACTTGATGAATCCAAAGATGGAGTTTGTTAAATTTTACGGCAAGAACTACGATGCAGATTCTCTTGCTGATGGCATCATCAAAGAACTTAAAGGGCACCAATAA
- the LOC4328373 gene encoding uncharacterized protein, which yields MVQRPRKRARTTSPCSPPASSWRDLPLDIAGEVLRRLPSYADRICFGATCRSWRTSAREHRAPPPLSPCLCFADGSFRGFFPEDARPFRLPAAAGWLGSCGEWLLYRRHDDGAYLLVDPFSKAAAMAPLPSVSRLHVRHDPIVAVDERDLRWCRPTWLPRENTGEPQAAASLLKLAVSPAADVVAAVVGEGRHGKLAVCRPGAPAWSVSGGDGWRRIKDTAFYQGKLYAVDHNEDLLAVTLAADGEPPAVSRIDRVINGKPPGAAALLRVTLHYLVDSGGELLLVRREVQRSSMVRTQPWQHTAELQDRFAVFRADFRRSRWRRVKTIGDESGGRALFVGRWCSRAVRVAGDRWADQVFFLEDGTGDEWHTRAQRCSLRGSTFGCVRPNELLPLMTTADGQDLDATWIFPREAKL from the coding sequence ATGGTGCAGAGGCCGCGCAAAAGGGCGCGGACGAcgtcgccgtgctcgccgccggcgtcgtcgtggcgggACCTCCCGCTGGACATCGCCGGCGaggtcctccgccgcctcccgtcctACGCCGACCGCATCTGCTTCGGCGCCACGTGCCGCTCGTGGCGCACGTCCGCGCGGGAacaccgcgcgccgccgccgctgtcgccgtgcCTCTGCTTCGCCGACGGCAGCTTCCGCGGCTTCTTCCCGGAGGACGCGCGGCCGTTCcggctgcccgccgccgccggctggctCGGCTCCTGCGGCGAGTGGCTCCTGTACCGGCGCCACGACGACGGCGCGTACCTGCTCGTCGACCCCTTCTCCAaggccgccgccatggcgccgcTCCCCAGCGTGTCCCGTCTCCATGTCCGCCACGaccccatcgtcgccgtcgacgagcgAGACCTGCGGTGGTGCAGGCCGACGTGGCTCCCGCGCGAGAACACCGGCGAGCCGCAGGCCGCGGCGTCCTTGCTCAAGCTCGCCGTGTCCCCGGCCGCcgacgtggtggcggcggtggtcggcgaAGGGAGGCACGGCAAGCTCGCGGTGTGCCGGCCGGGGGCGCCGGCGTGGTccgtcagcggcggcgacggctggaggCGGATCAAAGACACGGCGTTCTACCAGGGCAAGCTCTACGCCGTCGACCACAACGAGGACCTCCTCGCCGTgacgctcgccgccgacggcgagccACCGGCCGTGTCCCGCATCGACCGCGTGATCAACGGCAAGCCACCGGGGGCGGCCGCCCTCCTCCGCGTGACGCTGCACTACCTCGTGGACTCCGGCGGCGAGCTGCTGCTCGTTCGCCGGGAGGTCCAGCGCTCGTCGATGGTGAGGACGCAGCCGTGGCAGCACACGGCGGAGCTGCAGGATCGCTTCGCCGTGTTCAGGGCCGACTTCCGGAGGTCGCGGTGGAGGCGGGTGAAAACCATCGGCGACGAGTCCGGCGGCCGCGCGCTGTTCGTCGGGCGGTGGTGCTCCAGGGCGgtgcgcgtcgccggcgaccggtgGGCCGATCAGGTCTTCTTCCTCGAGGACGGCACCGGCGACGAGTGGCACACACGGGCGCAGCGCTGCTCGCTGAGGGGGAGCACCTTCGGGTGCGTGAGGCCGAATGAGCTCCTGCCGTTGATGACGACGGCGGACGGCCAGGATTTGGATGCGACTTGGATATTCCCTCGGGAGGCAAAATTGTGA